CCATTGAACATCGCGTAAATCCAGGGTAAGTTCCCGAATAACACGTACACAATGCTTAACCCCAATAAAATGAACATGGAAGGGAGTACAAACAGGATTCCTGCTACGAGTCCGCCCCGTTTGCCATGGAGCTGCCATCCGATATAAGTTGCCAGTTGCTGCGCCTCCGGGCCCGGTAAAATCATACAATGACTAAGCGCATGGTGAAATTTACTGTTGCTGATCCACTTCTTTTTATCAACCAGGTAGTCGTGCATAATAGCAATATGCCCGGCTGTTCCTCCAAAACTTATCCACCCTAATTTGAACCAGAATTTTAATGCCTCTTTAAACGATGGTCGCTGTAAATTGTTTGTATCTTCCATTCCGTATCTTCCCTTTTCAGATCATATTTCCGGCTGCAAAAAACAGGTTTTCCGAAGTGAAGCAAAGGTACTAATAAAGAGGCTGCCAATCAAGCTTTGAGGCATCTTTTTAATGAATTTTACAGCGCCTGCCGGCGTCAGCTTTTGCCTTCCAGCCAGCTTTTAAATTCCGCCACCCTCTCCCGGCTAATAATAACATCAGTATCAACATATGGGGCTAATTGAAGTATTAATCTGCTATTGTAATAAGTCGTTATCTTTTTAATGGCATCCAGGTGGATTATAAACTGCCGGTTGATCCGGAAGAACAGGTTTTTGTCTAACAGTTTTTCAATCTGGTCCAGCGAGTAATCCAGCGGCAGCCGCTGATTAGCGGTAGTGGTAGCCATGGTAATCCCTTTGCTGAAATGCAGGTAAGCAATATCCTGCGCCTTTACATACACCAGCTGGTTATTGACCTTACCGATAAAGCGCGTGCTGTTGCGCCGCATAAACTCTTCCGCAATCTTTTCTATGCTGATAACATTACCGGCTACCGGCTGAAAATTTTCGTACTTACGGAGCGCGTTCTTCAGCTCTTCCAGTTCAATAGGCTTCATCAGGTAATCGATGCTGTTTACCTTGAAAGCCTGTAAGGCAAATCCATCAAATGCGGTGGTAAAGATGACCGGTGTCTGTATTTTCATCTTGCTGAAGAGCTCAAAGCAATTCCCGTCTGACAACTGGATATCCATCATCATCAGGTCTACCCGATGCCCTTCCTCCAGCCATTTCAAGCCTTCTGTTACGGATTCTATCACCGCCACCACTTCGATGCCCGCATCATATTTATGCAGCAGCTGTTTAAGGCGCTCTGCATTGTGCATCTCATCTTCAAATATGACTATCTTCATGCGTGATTAATAATGGGTATTTTTACAATAAACATTCCTTCCGATTGCTGTATTTCAAGACTACGCTCGCTGATCAATGCATATCTTTTCTGAATATTTTCAAGCCCGATACCAGATGACAGATCAGGATTGTTTTTCTTTCTTATATGATTAGCTACGATTAAATAGCCATCCTCTCCTTTCACAGTGATCAATAACGGATCATTTGCGGAAAAGCGGTTATGTTTGATGGCATTTTCTATTAATAATTGCAGGGATACCGGTGGTATCATGCCTTTCTGCCGGGTTACTTCATCAATCTCCACTTTGAACTGAATGCTTTGCTGGTGCCTGATCCGCATCAGGAAGATGTACGATTCCAGGAAGTCCAGCTCTGTTTGTACCGTTACCAGGTTTTCAAATTTCTTATCCAGGATATACCGGTAGGTTTTGGCCAGCTGTGTAATATAATCGGCGGAGAGATCCGGGCTTTTATACACGAGGTTGGTCAATACACTGAGTGAATTAAAAAAGAAATGTGGATCTATCTGATTCCGGAGCGCATCATATTTTGCCTGGATATTTTCTCTCATCAGTCTTTCTGCCTGTACCTGGTATTCTTTCCATCCTGAATAGTAAAACACAATACCATTAAAAGCCAGTATGAGCACATAAAACATGAAGATCCCAAAGTTAAGATCGTAGCTGAATGCTTTAAAGGCCTCCCACGCCTCATATCGTTCAAACAACAGGATATCCATTACTGCATACAAAAAACCGAAACAGAAAGCCGACAACATACCATAGAACATCAAAGAACAACAGAGGATGGCCAGCCGTTGGGGTGCC
The Chitinophaga sp. MM2321 DNA segment above includes these coding regions:
- a CDS encoding LytTR family DNA-binding domain-containing protein encodes the protein MKIVIFEDEMHNAERLKQLLHKYDAGIEVVAVIESVTEGLKWLEEGHRVDLMMMDIQLSDGNCFELFSKMKIQTPVIFTTAFDGFALQAFKVNSIDYLMKPIELEELKNALRKYENFQPVAGNVISIEKIAEEFMRRNSTRFIGKVNNQLVYVKAQDIAYLHFSKGITMATTTANQRLPLDYSLDQIEKLLDKNLFFRINRQFIIHLDAIKKITTYYNSRLILQLAPYVDTDVIISRERVAEFKSWLEGKS
- a CDS encoding sensor histidine kinase: MNFKESEPLFSSKIFLYLSRMLILYTFSIIFKSFDHTFVQGLRMLDFRGQMFSVVYVLFGLLVWEGAVWLARAIEKRIAGKQAPQRLAILCCSLMFYGMLSAFCFGFLYAVMDILLFERYEAWEAFKAFSYDLNFGIFMFYVLILAFNGIVFYYSGWKEYQVQAERLMRENIQAKYDALRNQIDPHFFFNSLSVLTNLVYKSPDLSADYITQLAKTYRYILDKKFENLVTVQTELDFLESYIFLMRIRHQQSIQFKVEIDEVTRQKGMIPPVSLQLLIENAIKHNRFSANDPLLITVKGEDGYLIVANHIRKKNNPDLSSGIGLENIQKRYALISERSLEIQQSEGMFIVKIPIINHA